A segment of the Triticum urartu cultivar G1812 chromosome 1, Tu2.1, whole genome shotgun sequence genome:
GGCCTTATTAATGAGCGCCGCGGACGCCCTGACGGCGAGAGCGGCGAGGTCCTCGGGCCGCAGGCCGTTCCGTAGAGCCTCAGCGGGGAGAACGAAGTATATCTGCCCCGGGCGGAGCTCCTCGGCCTCGGCCACGGCGGCCACGGGGCCATCGAACCCCATCTCGTCGGCGTCGCACAGGAACCAACCGGCGTCCCCAGCCACCGAGTCGTCGAGCACCTGGCCCGCTGTGGCCGGGCGCGGGTACTCCCGCAGCTCCCCCGTTGGAAGCAGCACCTGGCCAGCCGTCCAGGCAAGCTGCCCCTTTGCCCGAACCGCCGCCGGCGCGCTGCCGCTGGACATGCAGAGCCCCATTGTCACTCTTGGCGTCTGAGGTTAGGTTGGAGTTGTGTCTGAGGTGATCTTTGTGGTGTTGTTGTGTGAGCTTTGGGTTGGGAGACGGCGATGGCGATGGAGGAGGAGGCTTGGAGGGCcagatatatataggaggaggaatATGACACAGTGGCGTTTGGCAGGGCAAGGGCTGCGTATATGCGTGGACTCGATCGGATATTTGCTTCGTTTTCCCCAAACCGTTTGGGAGTGGAAGCTGCGTGTACGTGGTGGAGTATTGTATTTCGGTTTTGGTATGGTGCGTATCCATCTATCCACCATTCTTTGATCTTTTGTAACCATATATACATACGTTATGGTGTAGTTTGCCGATTGAGGATCTGATCGCTCTATTTTTTTAATCCTTTTTTCATCTACATATAACTTTGGTCTTATCCGACTTTGCTATTTTGTGGAGTGTTTTTATGTGTGTGCATCCTAACTATGAGAGGCCGGTGTGCTCATTGTGTTTGTATCTACTTGATGCTTCATTTTGAGCTAATAAAATTCACCTGTAGTAAAAATATATATACATCATGTAACCACAGCAGTTATCATAATCTGAAATGAATAGCTAGATAGATTGCTAAACTTACACTAGTCTTGTGCTCCAACTTGTGCAAAATAAGCCACCGCGTCCTGGCACAGATTATGTGTTCTTACTCAAAATTCAGTAGGAAAGAAAACAATAAAACTAGTGCATACATGTGGGAGAGTGATTTTCTATTATGCATGTTATTCCGTTCATGCATGCATCACGGCATTACTTTGAGGTTTGTGctacattttttattttttttggcAAATTTTACCGTGTTTCAAAGTACTAGATAATGTTTCATTGGGTTATTTCTTGTTTCAATCTGCATTGTCATGTTTCATGTGTACCAGCAAGTCCACGCTAAAACAAATGCACCCATAGTTATTGGTGCACAAAGAATCGTTATGATACACTACGAAAAAGCCAAAACCCAATGAAAAATCATGTAACACTAGAAAACAAAACAAACTTTGCCACAAACCAAAAACATGCACAAATCTTAAAGTACCTACAGAAGATGGATACACATGAGTGAATAAAATTTCTGTTGAGTAAATTAGCAATTTCTTGATTAATTTAATTCAAAGATAAATCATGAGCATGATATTGACAATATTAACGATATACTGATATTTGATCACGTAAGCGACAGGGCAAAAGTGCAGTCTTATCTGCTACAACGTCCAAAGATAATCCAAAGCTAAAGCTTACTTCTATGAGTGCTAGTGGCATGGATGTGCGCATACCTGGTGTACGTCCCTACCACGTCCTAAACAACAGAGCAAAAGTGCAGTCTTATCTGCTACAACGGTATAGTGTGGATGTCCGTAGTGTCTGTCCCCACCGTGTCCAAAACAAAAAGAGCAAAGTGTGCGCTTTGTTTCCGCGGCTATGAAAGGATCTGCCACGACATCCTTCATAGTATCATGGTTGTGGCTGACCTGATTGCTCTTTACACATTTCTTGATTTCATGTAATCCCTGCGGCGAGTTTATTATCGTACTTGAGTGCTTAAGATGACAGTGCATGCGCTAAAGAAGCCAGTGGTCAATAGTTAATCGGTAGTACTgtagtagtagcagtagtgcTCTTTGTTTTGTTTATGTGCTCTTTCTTGGTATATCTTGTACGTGGATTCTGAATCCAAGTGCGCATTGAGGTATCATAGATTGATGTGATTAACCACATCACTCCCAGGGGCTGCTTTAAAAGTTTTTGGAGGATGTTCACATGTTTTGAACACGATCCAGGACAGAGAGAATTCTTTAGGTTATCCACCCTGTAAATTTGTGCCAAGCAATTATACCTCAGTTGCACACTGCTGCAGCAGCAACTGAGTAGTTGCATGGATAGATAGCGGCATGCAAAGAGAGTGCGCTCACCAAGATAACAGATGACGAAGGCATGGGTAAGCCCAGGATAACATATATGGTAGTGAAAGTTCCCTTCTAGTGTGTGTATGTGTATTATGTTATAAAACGCGTCCCTACTGTCCATTAAAAAAGGGCGAAATCATAACCGCATATTTATTAGCAATGTCTAGTTGAACTGAAATTGGTACCTTGGAACGAGCTACTTAAGCGGTTGAATAACGTTCATCTCATGGAGGTCGGGACGAGTTCTGTGGGAACCTCCTCATAACGGCACACTCCTGGTTAGATCTTAACCTGGAGTTGTGTAAATTAAATATTCCTCTAAAAACTCATAACATTTTGTTGGTTTTTAAGCAAGGGCTTTGTTGTCATAAAAATAAATAATCTGCGACATCGGTTTCTGGTGTGATTTAGAACAAAATGACATCAGATTTTTCTTTACAAGTATTGATGCTTAGtgttattttcaataatttcttagTTTTTTGGCCGGACAATAATGTCTTTAGTTGTATGTACCAGACGTCAGATCGCTGGACCAAAGTCCATGAAACCCTCTGTCCTAGTGAAAACTCATGGATCACAGTTGTGAGGCGCTAGTGGCGTGAGTGGTGCTGGTACGTGGTGTGTGACCTTACCATGTCATAAACATTTCAGCAAAAGCGTGTTGTTAGGCAAACTCCAATGCACGATATCAAACGGACGCCCGCTTTATCTAAATTTCATCTGTTTGGGATGACAATGTGTAGCAAAATGGGCATACACGTCCGACTTCTGTTGGAGGCGCCCAACGCGGCCAACCACCCTAAAATGTCCGTCCGCGCGTTTGCTCCCGcggtcgtgctacagcagcatCAGCTCGCGCCAACCCCACGCCCTCGGCCTCGGCCGCGCCGGCGCTTGCAAGAGTGCACGCGACCGCGCCCGCCAGCACCGCAGCCCATGCGCTCGGCAACCTCCCACGGTAGCACACACAGCACGCCCGCGCACATGCTTTCGCCCTGCCGCCCGCCTCCGCGCCCGCCACCCGAAGCTGAGACTGCGCGCCCTCCTGCAAGTGTGGCCGCGCGCTCACGCCCTGCCGCCGCCCGCTGCAGCTCACCGCGGCCGGCCTTCCCGCCTACTCGCGGACCCGCCTCGCCCACGCGCCCGCGTCGCCGTCGTCTGTATCGTGCTCTCCCCCGCTGCTCTCGCATCGTGCCCTCGTCCTGGCGCTCATGCCACGCCCGCCCGTGGTCCCGCCTTGCAGCCTGCTCGTGGCCATGCCTCGCCTGCGTGCCTGCCGGCAGCTTCTCCCACGCCGCCGTTGCCCGTATCGTGCTCTCCCCGCTGCTCTCGCGTCGTGTCCTCGTCCTGGCG
Coding sequences within it:
- the LOC125540300 gene encoding uncharacterized protein LOC125540300 encodes the protein MGLCMSSGSAPAAVRAKGQLAWTAGQVLLPTGELREYPRPATAGQVLDDSVAGDAGWFLCDADEMGFDGPVAAVAEAEELRPGQIYFVLPAEALRNGLRPEDLAALAVRASAALINKANTAASSATAGRRRRAGSVAPLVFAPPQEVNETVAYKTVPALATKRRPVARAKSAGRMQSRFAPDLTAIPECE